The proteins below are encoded in one region of Thiohalorhabdus sp. Cl-TMA:
- a CDS encoding chemotaxis protein CheW: MTPPEASVSAVPPEAGQGEGRFTIIGLAGWYFAVPLERSAGSMEAVTLTRAPMAPEAVLGLTHLQGRILTVLDLRHLLGLGRGGPPRRFFLVNDEDEQVGLVVDSVEDIVLVSPLNLDSIQVELPPGVRANASGFFRWRGHPVVNLSVERLLK, encoded by the coding sequence GTGACTCCCCCAGAGGCCTCCGTATCCGCCGTACCCCCCGAAGCGGGCCAGGGAGAGGGCCGCTTCACCATCATCGGGCTCGCCGGCTGGTATTTCGCCGTGCCGCTGGAACGGTCCGCCGGCTCCATGGAAGCCGTCACTCTGACGCGGGCCCCCATGGCCCCCGAGGCGGTTCTCGGCCTGACGCACCTCCAGGGGCGAATCCTGACCGTGCTCGACCTGCGTCACCTGCTCGGGCTGGGGCGGGGCGGTCCGCCCCGGAGGTTCTTCCTGGTGAACGACGAGGACGAGCAGGTCGGCCTGGTGGTGGATTCCGTCGAGGATATTGTCCTGGTATCCCCCCTGAATCTTGACTCGATACAGGTGGAGCTGCCGCCCGGCGTGCGGGCCAACGCCTCGGGCTTCTTCCGCTGGCGGGGGCATCCGGTTGTGAACCTTTCCGTGGAACGGCTCCTCAAGTAA
- a CDS encoding methyl-accepting chemotaxis protein: protein MSTLNIRQRILLGISAILVLWILIVAVTYIVQNRQAELLEQYSQANRQAEAVTRMQLALVGLLPPMNGFLQSLDSEHQSDFEAELQNYKKAMNRVEQIPSLPEKARTNIKEIKDLVGNIRSTGSQVFKVDEITSTEESMTTIAESLVYLAKEKGDQLRRTLTRRAENLQEAARDQSRFAILVSLGVTGAAALIALPLTFIMMRWIRRTVDDLRSRVQEESSGILESVESQVSFAAQQEQAMGTMTQSMEQMSGVSRDIAQSASSVDEVARETRETARNGAKDVERVVRSMEEIRNGVRDINNKITHTGTKAQQIADAVASIDEIADETHMLALNAAIESAAAGEYGQRFGVVAAEVRRLAERTREFTDEANRLMQEVRASTQSSIEATEAGVQSVEQGVDMTKQAGQALSGILDMTDRTAQATQQIATSTEEQDASTAEVRQQLEDISIKLKESAQGLQRSKEIAYRLNEVSDRMSQEL from the coding sequence ATGTCCACGCTAAACATCCGGCAACGAATCCTGCTGGGTATCAGCGCCATCCTGGTGCTGTGGATCCTGATCGTTGCCGTCACCTACATCGTGCAGAACCGGCAGGCGGAGCTGCTGGAGCAGTACTCCCAGGCGAACCGGCAGGCCGAGGCGGTCACCCGGATGCAGCTCGCTCTGGTGGGTCTGCTGCCGCCCATGAACGGTTTCCTCCAGTCCCTGGACTCCGAGCACCAGTCCGATTTCGAGGCCGAGCTCCAGAACTACAAGAAGGCCATGAATCGGGTGGAGCAGATTCCGAGCCTGCCCGAAAAGGCCCGGACCAACATCAAGGAGATCAAGGACCTGGTTGGCAACATCCGCTCCACCGGATCGCAGGTCTTCAAGGTGGACGAGATCACCTCCACCGAGGAGTCCATGACGACCATCGCCGAGTCCCTGGTCTACCTCGCCAAGGAGAAGGGGGATCAGCTCCGGCGGACCCTGACCCGGCGCGCGGAGAATCTGCAGGAGGCGGCGCGGGACCAGTCCCGGTTCGCCATTCTCGTCAGCCTGGGGGTCACAGGGGCCGCCGCGCTGATCGCCCTGCCGCTGACGTTCATCATGATGCGCTGGATCCGGCGCACCGTGGATGATCTCCGCTCCCGGGTACAGGAGGAGTCCTCGGGCATCCTGGAGTCGGTGGAGAGTCAGGTATCCTTCGCGGCCCAGCAGGAACAGGCCATGGGCACCATGACCCAGTCCATGGAGCAGATGAGCGGCGTCTCACGCGACATCGCCCAGTCCGCCTCCTCGGTGGATGAGGTAGCCCGCGAGACCCGGGAGACCGCCCGCAATGGCGCCAAGGATGTTGAGCGGGTGGTGCGCTCCATGGAGGAAATCCGCAACGGCGTCCGCGACATCAACAACAAGATCACTCATACGGGCACCAAGGCCCAGCAGATCGCCGATGCGGTGGCCTCCATCGACGAGATAGCCGACGAGACCCACATGCTGGCCCTGAATGCCGCCATCGAGTCGGCCGCTGCCGGCGAGTACGGCCAGCGTTTCGGCGTGGTGGCGGCCGAGGTGCGGCGCCTCGCAGAGCGCACCCGCGAATTCACCGACGAGGCCAACCGCCTCATGCAGGAGGTGCGCGCCTCCACCCAATCCTCCATCGAGGCCACCGAGGCGGGGGTCCAGTCGGTGGAGCAGGGCGTGGACATGACCAAGCAGGCCGGGCAGGCGCTTTCCGGGATCCTGGACATGACCGACCGCACCGCCCAGGCCACCCAGCAGATCGCCACCTCCACCGAGGAACAGGACGCTTCCACCGCCGAGGTCCGGCAGCAGCTGGAGGATATCTCCATCAAGCTCAAGGAGAGCGCGCAGGGCCTGCAGCGCTCCAAGGAGATCGCCTACCGCCTCAACGAGGTCTCCGACCGTATGAGCCAGGAGCTCTGA
- a CDS encoding response regulator, with protein sequence MASGFDFSAFIAGFQEEAEERLHAIESTLVDLEKGGVDADQLERLRRDAHSVKGSANMLQLRDIGETAHVLEDAFAHLRDGTAAPHRGYMELMFELLDALRSRIGNAEDPESEQLDPEALRARLERLDAEGEAPSESDAAPVAPEATPEQPDVDTQSEEMQESAEAGVHQMDWSELIPGLRQDAEPVLHGIQEVLGSDDPMAAASDSFLDQTESLAMSMRQVGLEDAAEALDLVAAVLESPAVGGLPASLGELLQNLVHRVRRRLEHADQPDAQSLDRKRIRQARGLLEQWGMVQGPSGERAPSETLAQPPDPSETPESVEKDGEVPAIAEPGAASARSAARSGSGVDVSAFLEGFQAEALEELAVIQDGLLKAEQAALPAEDRDEMRQKVHSLKGSANMLGLEDIGGAAEILEDGVARLDDSGGVGVEALLSLHDALRATVEQVQDGERTPLDVSAWAKRMEQGASESPAQPASAPREPEQPGTAPGGGQKEAGDGRSAGTNRGTLRVSADRLERLSEGVIGLAMDRATQEDRRAEMDQIIADFRALRRQWEWFEGILPESGPLVQQQKSFSNQLDNLSQSLNRFRQETELEMAARHGLYDEIHERVMALMVSPLGTIFSVLPRSARDLAQRFQKRVELSIEGSEIELERKNVDALLEPLVHLVTNAISHGIEAPEEREAAGKSPVGRIRVQAEHVGGEVAISVTDDGRGIDYEKVRETAIRTGVTTAAEAESMLPYDLLQMLFRPGFSTKEEVNQISGRGIGMNAVRDAVQRMTGSIQVDSEVGRGTTFTLNIPVSTAVQRVLKFRVGEEVFGVLANQVERILGLHEVVLTEARGQRFFHYQGNQVPATWLSELFGTGDEGIRDTKSLRLVVVRHLEGYIGLVVHEVLEEAQAVVKDVTNYLRRHSVQGLIGTTISGSGEVQLLLEPTGIKEMERTSPLSLHMGERWLEDPLRGLRVLLVEDSPLARQMERAVLENAGMEVDTAVDGLDALDRMEVRFPDIVITDVEMPRMDGYDLLRKLRDDNQYRGVPVFMVTSRDSEEDRGTAQHLGADGFLNKMDLQSGDLIGEIRNRLEQLYA encoded by the coding sequence ATGGCCTCTGGATTTGACTTCTCCGCGTTCATCGCCGGATTCCAGGAGGAGGCCGAAGAGCGTCTCCATGCAATCGAGTCCACTCTGGTGGACCTGGAAAAGGGCGGGGTGGACGCCGATCAGCTGGAGCGCTTGCGCCGGGACGCCCATTCGGTGAAGGGCTCGGCGAACATGCTTCAGCTACGGGACATCGGGGAAACCGCTCATGTCCTGGAGGATGCCTTCGCCCACCTGCGCGACGGCACCGCCGCGCCCCACCGTGGCTACATGGAGCTCATGTTCGAGCTCCTCGATGCCCTCCGCTCGCGTATCGGCAATGCAGAGGATCCGGAATCGGAGCAGCTCGACCCCGAGGCCCTGCGGGCGCGCCTGGAGAGGCTGGATGCCGAGGGCGAGGCTCCTTCGGAGTCCGATGCGGCCCCCGTGGCGCCGGAGGCTACTCCCGAGCAGCCGGATGTGGATACGCAATCCGAGGAGATGCAGGAGTCTGCGGAAGCCGGTGTGCACCAGATGGACTGGTCCGAGCTCATCCCGGGCCTGCGGCAGGACGCCGAGCCGGTCCTGCACGGTATTCAGGAGGTGCTGGGCTCCGACGACCCCATGGCCGCGGCCTCCGATTCCTTCCTGGACCAGACCGAATCCCTGGCTATGTCCATGCGCCAGGTGGGACTCGAGGACGCTGCCGAGGCCCTGGATCTGGTGGCCGCTGTCCTGGAATCTCCGGCGGTCGGTGGCCTGCCGGCCTCTCTGGGAGAGCTTCTGCAGAATCTGGTGCATCGGGTGCGGCGGCGGCTGGAGCATGCCGACCAGCCGGATGCCCAGTCCTTGGACCGGAAGCGGATCCGACAGGCGCGCGGTTTGCTGGAGCAATGGGGCATGGTGCAGGGCCCGTCCGGGGAAAGAGCGCCGTCGGAAACCCTGGCGCAGCCCCCGGACCCTTCGGAGACGCCGGAGTCCGTGGAGAAGGACGGGGAGGTGCCTGCCATTGCCGAGCCGGGGGCCGCGTCCGCCCGGAGCGCGGCCCGAAGCGGCTCGGGCGTTGACGTCTCCGCCTTCCTGGAAGGCTTCCAGGCCGAAGCCCTGGAAGAGCTGGCCGTGATCCAGGACGGCCTGCTGAAGGCGGAGCAGGCGGCGCTCCCGGCGGAGGATCGGGACGAAATGCGGCAGAAGGTCCACAGTCTCAAGGGCTCGGCCAATATGCTCGGCCTGGAGGACATCGGTGGGGCCGCGGAGATCCTCGAGGACGGGGTCGCCCGCCTGGATGATAGCGGCGGTGTCGGGGTTGAAGCCCTGCTTTCGCTCCACGACGCGCTCCGCGCCACGGTGGAGCAAGTCCAGGATGGGGAACGGACTCCCCTGGATGTCTCCGCCTGGGCGAAGCGCATGGAACAGGGCGCGTCGGAATCGCCGGCGCAGCCGGCTTCCGCGCCCCGCGAGCCGGAACAGCCGGGAACGGCGCCGGGCGGAGGGCAGAAGGAGGCCGGTGACGGACGCAGCGCCGGCACCAATCGGGGGACTCTGCGCGTCAGCGCCGATCGCCTGGAGCGCCTCAGTGAAGGGGTGATCGGTCTGGCCATGGACCGGGCCACGCAGGAGGACCGCCGCGCCGAGATGGACCAGATCATCGCGGATTTCCGGGCCTTGCGCCGGCAATGGGAATGGTTCGAGGGGATCCTTCCGGAATCCGGACCCCTGGTGCAGCAGCAGAAGAGCTTCTCCAACCAGCTGGACAACCTGTCCCAGTCCCTGAACCGGTTCCGGCAGGAAACCGAGCTGGAAATGGCCGCCCGCCACGGGCTTTACGACGAGATCCACGAGCGGGTCATGGCGCTCATGGTTTCCCCCCTGGGCACCATCTTCTCCGTGCTTCCCCGTTCCGCCCGGGATCTCGCCCAGCGATTCCAGAAGCGCGTTGAGCTCTCCATCGAGGGCAGCGAGATCGAGCTGGAGCGGAAGAACGTGGATGCGCTCCTCGAGCCCCTGGTGCATCTGGTGACCAACGCTATCTCGCACGGAATCGAGGCGCCCGAGGAGCGCGAGGCCGCCGGGAAGTCCCCGGTTGGCCGGATCCGGGTGCAAGCGGAGCACGTGGGCGGCGAGGTGGCCATCTCGGTGACCGACGACGGCAGGGGTATCGACTACGAGAAGGTCCGGGAGACCGCTATCCGTACCGGGGTCACCACCGCCGCCGAGGCGGAGAGCATGCTGCCCTACGATCTGCTGCAGATGCTGTTCCGCCCCGGCTTCTCCACGAAGGAGGAAGTGAACCAGATCTCCGGCCGCGGTATCGGCATGAACGCGGTGCGCGACGCGGTGCAGCGCATGACGGGCTCCATCCAGGTGGACTCTGAAGTGGGCAGGGGGACCACGTTCACCCTGAACATCCCGGTTTCGACCGCCGTCCAGCGGGTGCTCAAGTTCCGGGTGGGAGAGGAGGTTTTCGGGGTTTTGGCCAACCAGGTGGAGCGTATCCTCGGACTCCACGAGGTGGTGCTCACGGAAGCCCGCGGACAGCGCTTCTTCCACTATCAGGGCAACCAGGTTCCCGCCACCTGGCTGAGCGAGCTCTTTGGCACCGGGGACGAGGGAATCCGGGACACCAAATCCCTCCGTCTGGTGGTGGTGCGCCACCTGGAAGGCTATATCGGCCTGGTGGTCCACGAGGTGCTGGAGGAAGCGCAGGCGGTGGTCAAGGATGTCACCAACTACCTGCGGCGGCACTCCGTGCAGGGGCTGATCGGCACCACCATCTCCGGGTCGGGGGAGGTCCAGCTACTGCTGGAGCCCACGGGCATCAAGGAGATGGAGCGGACCTCGCCGCTATCCCTGCACATGGGCGAGCGTTGGCTGGAGGATCCCCTGCGCGGCCTCCGGGTGCTACTGGTGGAGGATTCGCCGCTGGCGCGGCAGATGGAGCGGGCGGTCCTGGAGAACGCCGGGATGGAGGTTGATACGGCCGTGGACGGCCTGGACGCCCTGGACCGTATGGAGGTGCGTTTCCCGGACATAGTCATCACAGACGTGGAGATGCCGCGCATGGACGGCTACGACCTCCTGCGGAAACTGCGGGACGACAATCAATATCGCGGGGTTCCGGTGTTCATGGTCACCTCCCGGGACAGCGAGGAGGATCGGGGGACCGCCCAGCACTTGGGCGCCGACGGCTTCCTCAACAAGATGGACCTGCAGTCCGGTGACCTGATTGGAGAGATCCGCAATCGGCTTGAGCAGCTCTATGCCTGA
- a CDS encoding DNA translocase FtsK, which yields MRTSLLRDSIAIVLLVAAGFAALALLTFHPEDPGWSLAAGAEVRNAAGPVGAYLADLLYRFFGLGAYLLVAGTVLQGIRQLFGKWERGQAAIRWGGALLVLPAAVALLHMLWPQPTPWLGGTGAGGITGLLLTSLLVPYLNIPGAGLTLTGLLVIGLTAASGRSWTEVLEATGRGTVGAARASRRGLARAGALLAAAASGPVRVLRSMGRRPRVYRAEGPEVRAPRVEPRTTLEHADSRDSVPDIEAEETAQPDSFEPPALEALEAEVPEEMPEPEAPPATPKQEKKARKASTKVDRGIPESPFPALDLLDPVTARKEGNREDGLEDQARLLEERLADFNVSATVTEYHSGPVVTRFELELAPGTKVNKVTNLSKDLARSLSVQSVRVVENVPGKPVIGLEVPRAKREMVRIREVIESEAFSEAESPLTLALGADIAGTPVVTDLGSMPHLLVAGTTGAGKSVGINSMLLSLVYKASAEDVRLILVDPKMLELSVYDGIPHLLAPVVTDMSEAANAFKWCIAEMERRFQLMAHVGVRSLAAYNQRIRDAKEAGDPLRGPSTDGIHEGPELEPQPWIVVVVDELADLMMVAGKQVEESITRLAQKARAAGIHLILATQRPSVDVLTGLIKANIPARISFQVNQRVDSRTILDQGGAEQLLGKGDMLFFPASYSAPRRVHGAFVDDNEVERVVGHLKTVGAPEYDEAVLSDPEEGNVAGEESGGEDAETDPLYDQAVQIVTESRRASISNVQRRLRVGYNRAARLIDAMERAGVVGPQQSNGGREVLAPPPVEG from the coding sequence ATGCGTACATCCCTGCTTCGCGACAGTATCGCCATCGTCCTGCTCGTTGCCGCCGGATTCGCCGCCCTGGCCCTCCTCACCTTCCATCCCGAGGATCCCGGCTGGTCCCTGGCGGCCGGCGCCGAGGTGCGCAATGCCGCGGGTCCGGTAGGCGCCTATCTGGCGGATCTCCTCTATCGGTTCTTCGGCCTCGGCGCTTACCTCCTGGTGGCGGGCACGGTTCTGCAGGGAATCCGGCAGCTGTTCGGGAAGTGGGAGCGCGGACAAGCAGCCATACGATGGGGCGGAGCCCTGCTGGTCCTGCCGGCGGCGGTCGCCCTGCTGCATATGCTCTGGCCGCAGCCTACCCCCTGGCTCGGAGGTACCGGCGCGGGCGGGATCACCGGTCTGCTCCTGACCTCCCTGCTGGTGCCGTATCTGAACATTCCCGGAGCCGGCCTGACCCTAACGGGGCTGCTGGTAATCGGCCTTACCGCCGCGTCCGGCCGCTCCTGGACGGAGGTGCTGGAGGCCACCGGACGGGGTACCGTGGGCGCGGCCCGGGCCTCCCGGCGGGGGCTCGCCCGGGCGGGGGCACTCCTGGCCGCGGCCGCCTCCGGGCCGGTGCGCGTCCTTCGGTCGATGGGCCGTCGACCCCGGGTGTACCGAGCGGAGGGTCCGGAGGTTCGGGCGCCCCGGGTCGAGCCCCGGACTACTCTGGAGCACGCCGATTCCCGGGATTCGGTCCCCGATATAGAGGCGGAGGAAACCGCGCAGCCGGATTCCTTCGAGCCACCCGCCCTGGAGGCGCTGGAAGCGGAGGTGCCGGAGGAAATGCCGGAGCCGGAAGCACCCCCGGCCACGCCCAAGCAGGAGAAGAAGGCCCGCAAGGCCTCCACCAAGGTGGACCGGGGTATTCCGGAGTCCCCCTTCCCCGCGCTGGATCTGCTGGATCCGGTTACGGCGCGGAAGGAGGGCAACCGGGAGGACGGCCTCGAGGATCAGGCTCGGCTGCTGGAGGAGCGCCTCGCCGACTTCAACGTCTCCGCCACGGTTACCGAATACCACTCCGGGCCGGTGGTGACGCGCTTCGAGCTGGAGCTGGCGCCGGGGACCAAGGTCAACAAGGTCACCAATCTCTCCAAGGACCTGGCGCGCAGCCTCTCCGTGCAGAGCGTGCGGGTGGTGGAGAACGTCCCCGGCAAGCCGGTGATCGGCCTGGAGGTCCCCCGGGCCAAGCGGGAGATGGTGCGGATCCGCGAGGTGATCGAATCGGAGGCCTTCAGCGAGGCCGAATCACCGCTGACCCTGGCCCTGGGCGCCGATATCGCCGGCACCCCGGTGGTCACCGACCTCGGCTCCATGCCGCACCTCCTGGTGGCCGGAACCACCGGCGCCGGCAAATCCGTGGGCATCAACTCCATGCTCCTGTCGCTGGTCTACAAGGCCTCGGCCGAGGACGTGCGCCTGATCCTGGTGGACCCCAAGATGCTGGAGCTGTCCGTCTACGACGGCATCCCGCACCTCCTGGCGCCCGTGGTGACGGACATGAGCGAGGCGGCCAACGCCTTCAAGTGGTGCATCGCGGAAATGGAGCGGCGCTTCCAGCTCATGGCCCACGTCGGGGTGCGCTCCCTGGCCGCCTACAACCAGCGCATCCGGGACGCCAAGGAGGCCGGGGATCCCCTGCGGGGACCCTCCACCGACGGCATTCACGAAGGCCCCGAGCTAGAGCCCCAGCCGTGGATCGTGGTGGTGGTGGACGAGCTGGCCGACCTCATGATGGTGGCCGGCAAGCAGGTGGAGGAATCCATCACCCGCTTGGCCCAGAAGGCCCGGGCCGCCGGTATCCATCTCATCCTCGCCACCCAGCGCCCCTCGGTGGACGTTCTCACCGGACTGATCAAGGCGAACATTCCCGCCCGTATCTCCTTCCAGGTGAACCAGCGGGTGGATTCCCGCACCATCCTCGACCAGGGCGGCGCCGAACAGCTGCTCGGCAAGGGCGACATGCTGTTCTTCCCCGCCTCCTACAGCGCCCCGCGACGGGTGCACGGCGCCTTTGTGGACGACAACGAGGTGGAGCGGGTGGTGGGCCACCTCAAGACCGTGGGGGCCCCGGAATATGATGAAGCCGTGCTGTCCGATCCGGAGGAGGGCAACGTGGCGGGCGAGGAAAGCGGCGGCGAGGACGCCGAGACCGACCCCCTGTACGATCAGGCGGTACAAATCGTCACCGAATCGCGCCGGGCTTCCATATCCAATGTGCAAAGGCGGCTGCGTGTGGGCTACAATCGGGCGGCCCGGCTTATCGACGCCATGGAGCGTGCGGGCGTGGTCGGACCGCAGCAATCCAATGGCGGCCGGGAAGTGCTGGCGCCGCCGCCGGTGGAGGGCTGA
- the lolA gene encoding outer membrane lipoprotein chaperone LolA: MAGGIGITSPSAHTRGIFRRAARTACLAGLLTTVPAAAAELSGLERLQRFYKETRALHADFTQRVLGPEGEVQERSQGQVWIDRPDHFRWDYSKPYPQKIIADGETVKFYDPEMEQVTIRDYSSGMGHTPSTVLAGGGDLRRQFRLENAGMSEDLAWVKLVPRNKEQAGFQSAKVGLAADPVRLRAFVFTDAFGNRTRLRFGNIRVNPSLEADLFKFQPPAGTDVLGGGRNE; encoded by the coding sequence TTGGCAGGAGGAATAGGTATCACTTCCCCATCGGCACATACCCGAGGTATTTTCCGGCGCGCAGCCCGGACGGCCTGCCTGGCGGGCCTGCTCACCACCGTCCCCGCCGCGGCCGCCGAGCTGTCGGGACTGGAGCGGCTGCAGCGCTTCTATAAGGAAACCCGGGCCCTGCACGCCGACTTCACCCAGCGGGTTCTGGGACCCGAGGGCGAAGTGCAGGAGCGCAGCCAGGGACAGGTCTGGATCGATCGGCCCGACCACTTCCGCTGGGACTACAGCAAGCCCTATCCGCAGAAGATCATCGCCGACGGCGAGACGGTGAAGTTCTATGATCCCGAGATGGAGCAGGTAACCATCCGCGATTATTCCAGCGGCATGGGCCACACGCCCAGCACGGTGCTGGCCGGCGGCGGGGATCTGCGCCGCCAGTTCCGGTTGGAGAACGCCGGCATGAGTGAGGACTTGGCGTGGGTGAAGCTGGTGCCCCGGAATAAGGAGCAGGCGGGCTTCCAGTCCGCCAAGGTGGGCCTGGCCGCGGATCCGGTCCGCCTGCGCGCCTTCGTGTTCACGGACGCCTTCGGTAACCGCACGCGGCTGCGCTTCGGCAACATCCGGGTTAATCCCTCGCTCGAGGCCGATCTCTTCAAATTCCAGCCGCCGGCCGGCACCGACGTGCTCGGCGGCGGTCGTAACGAGTAA
- a CDS encoding OmpP1/FadL family transporter, whose product MQQSFLGKGTPVRLFFRSGLALILAGAMVPTVSATGFKRSTYSAEGLGVANALGADAEHVSSMAYNPAALAFQEGAHLQAGLMRSYLKVESSGGGVSRPDQKLYVDDLYATYRDPAWSFGTGLAINRPFRIDSKWDFEQTGAATRTELNLVDVNPTVSYRLRPGLALAVGADYYRALDFEYSEVGTVRKGDGDGWGGTVGLMFWRESWSVAATYRSGADLEMTGQNLDGSTFHLPSRARIGFKFRPSLGWSIHLDAVRTGWNEYEGLEGVDPGKDWESTVGYKAGAILRLSDRSDIRFGYSYEPDPKNQATFDPRSNSGNRHMLTVGTGWEGDNFTFDLAYGYAISPTQDLDGAPVDAYNGRNRTNAQYLMFSLGYSNF is encoded by the coding sequence ATGCAGCAGAGCTTTCTCGGCAAGGGCACACCGGTTCGCCTTTTTTTCCGCTCCGGACTCGCGCTTATCCTGGCCGGTGCCATGGTTCCGACCGTCTCGGCCACCGGGTTCAAGCGCTCCACCTACTCGGCGGAAGGACTCGGGGTCGCCAACGCCCTCGGCGCCGACGCCGAGCACGTCAGCAGTATGGCCTACAACCCGGCCGCGCTGGCCTTCCAGGAAGGCGCCCATCTGCAGGCCGGCCTCATGCGCTCCTACCTCAAGGTGGAATCCTCCGGCGGCGGCGTCAGCCGCCCGGACCAGAAGCTCTACGTGGACGACCTCTACGCCACCTACCGCGATCCTGCCTGGTCCTTCGGCACCGGACTGGCCATCAACCGGCCCTTCCGCATCGACAGCAAATGGGACTTCGAACAAACGGGGGCGGCCACCCGGACTGAGCTGAACCTGGTGGACGTCAACCCGACCGTCTCCTACCGCCTGCGTCCCGGGCTGGCCCTGGCCGTGGGTGCGGATTACTACCGGGCCCTGGATTTCGAGTATTCCGAGGTCGGAACTGTCCGCAAGGGGGACGGCGACGGCTGGGGCGGCACCGTGGGCCTCATGTTCTGGCGCGAGTCCTGGTCCGTGGCGGCCACCTACCGCTCCGGGGCGGACCTGGAAATGACGGGCCAGAATCTGGACGGCAGCACCTTTCATCTGCCCTCCCGGGCCCGCATCGGCTTCAAGTTCCGGCCCTCGCTGGGCTGGTCCATCCACCTCGATGCCGTGCGCACGGGATGGAACGAGTACGAGGGTCTGGAGGGCGTGGACCCCGGAAAGGACTGGGAATCCACGGTGGGCTACAAGGCCGGGGCCATCCTTCGCCTTTCGGACCGTTCCGATATCCGGTTCGGCTACTCCTACGAGCCGGATCCGAAGAACCAGGCCACCTTCGACCCCCGCTCGAACAGCGGCAACCGCCACATGCTCACGGTGGGCACCGGCTGGGAAGGGGACAACTTCACCTTCGATCTGGCCTACGGATACGCCATCTCTCCCACCCAGGATCTGGATGGGGCGCCGGTGGATGCTTACAATGGCCGCAACCGGACCAATGCCCAGTACCTGATGTTCTCCCTGGGCTACTCCAACTTCTAG
- a CDS encoding replication-associated recombination protein A, whose translation MSEPDLFSAAGADDPGRPLADRLRPGTLEEFVGQQHLLGPGMPLRRAIESDRLHSMIFWGPPGTGKTTLARIVAERTGYAFLQISAVFSGVKDIRNAIEEARRERHEQGRPAVLFVDEVHRFNKSQLDGFLPAVEDGTVTLIGATTENPSFELNAALLSRCRVYVLKPLEADDLRRMLDRALADAERGLGNQAVEVGAEELDLLAAAVDGDARRALTLLELAVETARSSGDGGARVDRETMEAVVGGRVRRYDKAGDQHYDLISALHKSIRGSDPDGAVYWLCRMLDGGDDPIYIARRLVRIASEDVGNADPRALQVTLNARDAYDFLGTPEGELALGQAAIYLAVAPKSNAAYQAFNAASAEVADSGSLEVPSHIRNAPTRLMKQLGYGEGYQYDHDFSGGVAAEQTFLPEELSDRVYYQPTERGLEGRIRERVEELQRHRRKGGG comes from the coding sequence ATGAGCGAGCCGGACCTCTTCTCCGCCGCCGGGGCCGATGATCCCGGCCGGCCGCTGGCCGACCGGCTTCGTCCCGGAACCCTGGAAGAATTCGTCGGCCAGCAGCACCTGCTGGGCCCGGGGATGCCCCTGCGCCGCGCCATCGAGTCCGACCGCCTGCACTCCATGATCTTCTGGGGGCCGCCGGGTACCGGTAAGACCACCCTGGCGCGGATCGTCGCCGAGCGGACCGGCTATGCCTTCCTGCAGATCTCCGCGGTATTTTCCGGGGTCAAGGACATCCGCAACGCCATCGAGGAGGCCCGGCGGGAGCGCCACGAGCAGGGACGTCCCGCGGTGCTCTTCGTTGACGAGGTGCACCGCTTCAACAAGTCGCAGCTGGACGGCTTCCTGCCGGCGGTGGAGGACGGCACGGTGACGCTGATCGGTGCCACCACGGAGAATCCCTCCTTCGAGCTCAACGCGGCGCTGCTCTCCCGGTGCCGGGTCTATGTACTCAAGCCCCTGGAGGCCGACGACCTGCGGCGCATGCTCGATCGGGCCCTGGCCGACGCCGAGCGCGGCCTGGGGAACCAGGCGGTGGAAGTGGGCGCGGAGGAGCTGGATCTGCTCGCGGCGGCTGTGGACGGTGACGCCCGGCGGGCATTGACCCTGCTGGAGCTGGCGGTGGAGACCGCGCGCTCCTCGGGGGACGGGGGCGCGCGTGTGGACCGGGAGACCATGGAGGCGGTGGTCGGCGGCCGGGTGCGGCGTTACGACAAGGCGGGCGATCAGCACTACGACCTGATATCGGCGCTGCACAAGTCCATCCGCGGCAGCGATCCGGACGGGGCCGTCTACTGGCTGTGCCGCATGCTGGACGGGGGCGATGATCCGATATACATCGCCCGGCGCTTGGTGCGCATCGCTTCCGAGGACGTGGGCAACGCCGATCCCCGCGCCCTGCAGGTCACCCTGAACGCCCGCGACGCCTACGACTTCCTGGGCACACCGGAGGGGGAGCTGGCCCTGGGGCAGGCCGCCATCTATCTGGCGGTGGCACCCAAGTCCAATGCCGCCTATCAGGCCTTCAACGCCGCCTCCGCCGAGGTGGCGGACAGCGGCAGCCTGGAGGTGCCTTCGCATATCCGCAACGCGCCCACGCGGCTCATGAAGCAGCTCGGCTACGGCGAGGGCTACCAGTACGACCACGACTTCTCCGGAGGGGTGGCTGCGGAGCAGACCTTCCTGCCCGAAGAGCTGTCCGACCGGGTCTACTACCAGCCCACGGAGCGTGGACTGGAGGGGCGCATCCGGGAGCGGGTGGAGGAGCTTCAGCGCCACCGGCGTAAGGGCGGGGGCTGA